The bacterium genomic interval GGTCAGACTTTTCTTTTTCAGGGCGACAGCATCACCGACTGCGGGCGGCGCGACTCCGCAGCGCCGCTGGGCGGCGGTTACGCGAAGTTCCTTGCCGAGATGGTCACGGCGCTGCATCCTGAGCGGCAGATCACCTTCATCAACAAGGGCATTGGCGGCCACACCACCTCTGACCTCAAGGAGCGCTGGGACGACGACACCATCCGCCTGCAGCCGGACTGGATGTCCGTTCTGATCGGCATCAACGACCTGCATCGCCACCTGTTCAACCCGGACCCGGCGATCAAGGTGTCACCGGAGCGGTTCCGGGAGAACTACGACTGGCTGCT includes:
- a CDS encoding SGNH/GDSL hydrolase family protein encodes the protein MADFLVQDGQTFLFQGDSITDCGRRDSAAPLGGGYAKFLAEMVTALHPERQITFINKGIGGHTTSDLKERWDDDTIRLQPDWMSVLIGINDLHRHLFNPDPAIKVSPERFRENYDWLLDRVTQETPTRLLLLEPFYISLSSRDTNRKLVLDLIPEYIQVTHDMAAKYSALCVPLHDIFQHHLTFRQGDAFCPEPVHPGHGGHTLIALEMLKALGAV